A window of Rhodobium gokarnense contains these coding sequences:
- the surE gene encoding 5'/3'-nucleotidase SurE has product MRILVTNDDGINAPGLKVLQKIAGQLSDDVWTVAPETDQSGLSHSLTLSDPLRLRQLSEREFALRGTPTDCVIMGVRQVMDTPPDLLLSGVNAGQNIADDVTYSGTVAGAMEGVMLGVRSIALSQAYEWDGGRVVPWETVEAHGPDVIRRIIDADLPLDVLVNVNFPNCGPDEVAGMEITSQGKLTHGLFVEERTDGRGNPYFWLAYRRQPFSPRPGSDLTAIHEGKISLTPLRLDLTAPDMFDRLSSAVNRA; this is encoded by the coding sequence ATGCGTATTCTCGTCACCAATGACGACGGCATCAATGCCCCCGGCCTGAAGGTGCTGCAGAAGATCGCCGGCCAGCTTTCCGATGACGTCTGGACCGTCGCGCCGGAGACCGACCAGAGCGGGCTCTCCCATTCGTTGACCCTGAGCGACCCGCTGCGCCTGCGCCAGCTTTCCGAACGCGAGTTCGCACTGCGCGGCACGCCGACCGACTGCGTCATCATGGGCGTGCGCCAGGTCATGGACACCCCGCCCGACCTGCTGCTGTCCGGCGTCAATGCCGGACAGAACATCGCCGACGACGTCACCTATTCCGGCACCGTCGCCGGCGCCATGGAGGGCGTCATGCTGGGCGTGCGCTCCATCGCCCTCAGCCAGGCCTATGAATGGGACGGCGGCCGGGTGGTGCCCTGGGAAACCGTCGAAGCGCACGGCCCCGACGTCATCCGTCGCATCATCGATGCCGACCTGCCGCTTGACGTTCTGGTCAACGTCAACTTTCCCAATTGCGGACCGGACGAGGTCGCCGGCATGGAGATCACGTCGCAAGGGAAACTGACCCACGGCCTGTTCGTGGAGGAGCGCACCGACGGGCGCGGCAATCCCTATTTCTGGCTCGCCTACCGGCGCCAGCCCTTCAGTCCGAGGCCCGGCTCCGACCTGACGGCGATCCACGAGGGCAAGATCTCGCTGACGCCGCTGCGCCTCGACCTGACGGCGCCGGACATGTTCGACAGGCTGTCGAGTGCCGTCAACCGCGCCTGA
- a CDS encoding protein-L-isoaspartate(D-aspartate) O-methyltransferase encodes MNDSTDDSFDSWDDSNEGDRIATAELILLLRRQGIRDSRVLSALERVPRRLFLSANSHTLAYADRALPIECGQTISAPSIVALMTEALEIEPAHRVLEIGTGSGYQAAVLSKLADHVDTMERYRTLMELAEQRMATLGITNVNFHLADGFEGLPERAPFDRIIVTAAAPELPQTLAAQLVGGGIMVVPVGPSGGVQDLIKVTRRGSRLEEKVLCQVRFVPMVPGVASRL; translated from the coding sequence ATGAACGACAGCACGGACGACAGTTTCGATTCTTGGGACGACAGCAATGAGGGCGACCGCATCGCGACGGCCGAACTCATCCTCTTGCTGCGCCGCCAGGGCATTCGCGATTCCCGGGTGCTGTCCGCCCTGGAGCGGGTGCCGCGGCGCCTGTTCCTGTCCGCCAACAGCCACACGCTCGCCTATGCCGACCGGGCACTGCCGATCGAATGCGGCCAGACCATCTCCGCGCCGTCCATCGTTGCGCTGATGACGGAAGCGTTGGAGATCGAGCCGGCCCACCGGGTGCTGGAGATCGGCACCGGCTCCGGCTACCAGGCGGCGGTGCTGTCGAAGCTCGCCGACCATGTCGACACCATGGAGCGCTACCGCACGCTAATGGAGCTTGCCGAGCAGCGCATGGCGACCCTCGGCATCACCAATGTGAACTTCCATCTCGCCGACGGCTTTGAGGGCCTGCCGGAACGCGCGCCCTTCGACCGCATCATCGTCACGGCCGCTGCGCCGGAGCTGCCGCAGACGCTCGCCGCCCAGCTCGTCGGCGGCGGCATCATGGTCGTGCCGGTGGGGCCGTCCGGCGGCGTCCAGGACCTGATCAAGGTGACGCGCCGCGGCAGCCGCCTTGAGGAAAAAGTGCTGTGCCAGGTGCGTTTCGTGCCGATGGTGCCGGGCGTCGCCAGCCGCCTCTGA